In the Candidatus Cloacimonadota bacterium genome, TGAACTATTTAAGGTCGAAATATCAGGCAATCAAGCAGATGCTGGTTCTGCAATCTATTCAAGTTCTTCAAACATCGATTTCGTAAAAACGTTAATTACTAATAATATTGATATGTCATTCATTCATAATGATTGTATTCATATTTTTAACACTGTTTTAAGGCTTATAAATTGTACGATTTGCAATAATAATTCTGGAATTGCTTTTTTATTAATGCATTCGGAAATTGAAATTATCAATTCAATATTGTGGAATAATGAAAATCAAATGATCACTTTTGCTGATTTTTGGGATCCGAATTGTCTTTCGATTTCTTATACAAATATAGAAAATGGAGAGAATACAATCGAAACAAATAATAACGGAGAATATGAGTGGCTTGAAGGAAATATTGACTCGGATCCTTTGTTCCTCGATCCCGAAAACGGAGATTTCCATCTCACAGAAAACTCTCCCTGCATCGATGCCGGAGACCCGGATTCACCTCTCGATCCTGACGGTACAATCGCAGATATGGGAGCATTTTATTTTAATCAAAATAGTTCCATCAATGAAGAATTAATAATGAATAATGAAAGAATTGAAATATCAAATTATCCTAATCCTTTCAGTTCCTCGACCACGATCTCTTTTAATCTCACCGCAGAGGATACAAAGGTCGCAGAGATTGAGATTTATAACATCAAAGGTCAAAAAGTTCGAACTTTGGAGTGCGTCAACTATGTTGACGCAAAAGCGACGGAGTCGCTTTCCCACATCGTCTGGGACGGAAAAGATGACTCCGGAAAACCGGTAAATTCCGGAATTTATTTCTATAAACTGAAATCAGGGA is a window encoding:
- a CDS encoding T9SS type A sorting domain-containing protein — its product is MKSIFLISLFLFQIFNLSSTIINIPADQPTIQQGIDASVNGDTVIVQPGTYIENINYNGKNITVASLFLTTQDTTYISETIIDGNQNGSVVTFESGEDSTTVLAGFTIQNGTGKEFTITSNGWIYYVYKGGGIYCKLSFPELKNLIVQNNISNKGGGFFIENNPDEELNQNLMIENCMIRNNEAESGTQYMFFYKGQGGGVYSSCSNTNIKNVKLYNNVTEDGGGICSGGSNLELFKVEISGNQADAGSAIYSSSSNIDFVKTLITNNIDMSFIHNDCIHIFNTVLRLINCTICNNNSGIAFLLMHSEIEIINSILWNNENQMITFADFWDPNCLSISYTNIENGENTIETNNNGEYEWLEGNIDSDPLFLDPENGDFHLTENSPCIDAGDPDSPLDPDGTIADMGAFYFNQNSSINEELIMNNERIEISNYPNPFSSSTTISFNLTAEDTKVAEIEIYNIKGQKVRTLECVNYVDAKATESLSHIVWDGKDDSGKPVNSGIYFYKLKSGKFSSTKKMILIR